One Synergistaceae bacterium genomic window carries:
- the pduA gene encoding propanediol utilization microcompartment protein PduA, with product MNGEALGLIETKGLVGAIEAADAMVKAANVGLIGYEKIGSGYVTVMVRGDVGAVKAATDAGAAAAKKVGEIVSVHVIPRPHSDTEKILPKIG from the coding sequence ATGAACGGTGAAGCTCTGGGTTTAATAGAGACAAAAGGGCTTGTCGGCGCGATCGAAGCGGCGGACGCGATGGTCAAAGCCGCCAATGTGGGTCTAATCGGTTACGAGAAAATAGGGTCCGGCTATGTGACGGTCATGGTGCGTGGAGACGTGGGAGCGGTGAAAGCCGCGACAGACGCCGGAGCGGCGGCCGCGAAAAAGGTGGGGGAAATCGTGTCCGTACACGTTATTCCGCGTCCACATTCGGACACGGAAAAAATCCTTCCCAAAATCGGATAG
- a CDS encoding propanediol/glycerol family dehydratase large subunit, producing the protein MAGTKRSKRFEALEKRPVHLDGFIGEWIEVGLYAMGSPQDPQPSLKIENGKIVEMDGKSRVEFTTIEQFVADYAINVENAKEAMAKSEIELARMLVDINVPRPECIRMFTALTPAKIARVMDRMNVVEMMMAMQKMRCRQTPANQAHVTSAKDHPVMLAADAAEATYRGFKEIETTVGVVRYAPFNALALLVGGQVGRRGTLSQDALEEAFELQVGMRGLTSYAETVSVYGTERVFVDGDDTPWSKAFLASAYASRGLKMRFTSGTGSEVQMGAAEGKSMLYLEALCVMVTKGAGVQGLQNGSISCIGVPAAVPSGLRAVTAENLITMCLDLEVASGNDQTFSHSDQRRTARTMPQFLPGTDWIFSGYSSVPNYDNMFAGSNWDISDMDDYLALQRDFKVDGGLRPVKEEDVIAVRNKAARAMQAVFAELGFPPITDDEVEACTYAYGSNDIGNRNIPEDLKAAERLMSDGVTGVDVAKALAKRGFRDVAESIILMMRQRVAGDYLQTSAWVGTDGTVYSAVNDPNTYMGPGTGYEISSERWEEIKAIPWAIRAEDV; encoded by the coding sequence ATGGCTGGCACAAAACGCAGCAAAAGATTCGAAGCGCTCGAAAAACGTCCGGTCCACCTCGACGGCTTCATCGGGGAATGGATTGAGGTGGGACTTTACGCGATGGGTAGCCCCCAAGACCCGCAACCCTCTCTTAAAATAGAAAATGGCAAGATCGTTGAAATGGACGGTAAGTCCAGAGTCGAATTTACCACGATAGAGCAATTCGTGGCGGATTACGCGATCAACGTCGAAAACGCGAAAGAGGCTATGGCGAAGAGCGAGATAGAACTCGCCCGTATGCTCGTGGACATCAACGTCCCGCGTCCAGAGTGCATCCGCATGTTCACGGCTCTCACCCCGGCTAAGATAGCCCGCGTCATGGACCGCATGAACGTGGTCGAAATGATGATGGCGATGCAGAAAATGCGCTGCCGCCAGACGCCCGCCAACCAGGCCCACGTTACCAGTGCGAAAGACCATCCGGTCATGCTGGCGGCGGACGCGGCCGAGGCCACATATCGGGGCTTCAAAGAAATAGAGACGACGGTGGGTGTTGTTCGTTACGCGCCCTTCAACGCGCTGGCCCTTCTGGTGGGCGGGCAGGTGGGACGCCGCGGTACCCTGTCGCAAGATGCCCTCGAAGAGGCGTTCGAGCTACAGGTCGGTATGCGCGGCCTGACCAGTTACGCCGAAACCGTCTCGGTCTACGGCACCGAGCGCGTCTTCGTGGACGGAGACGACACGCCCTGGTCGAAGGCGTTCCTGGCCTCCGCCTACGCGAGCCGCGGCCTCAAGATGCGCTTCACGTCCGGCACGGGCTCCGAGGTTCAGATGGGCGCGGCCGAGGGCAAGTCGATGCTCTACCTGGAAGCCCTCTGCGTCATGGTCACGAAGGGCGCTGGGGTGCAAGGGCTTCAAAACGGCTCCATCTCCTGCATCGGCGTGCCCGCAGCGGTTCCCTCCGGGCTTCGCGCCGTGACGGCGGAGAACCTCATCACCATGTGTCTCGACCTGGAGGTGGCCAGCGGCAACGACCAAACTTTCTCCCACTCCGACCAGCGCAGAACCGCGCGGACAATGCCGCAGTTCCTCCCTGGCACGGATTGGATATTCTCCGGGTACTCCTCGGTACCGAACTACGACAACATGTTCGCGGGCTCCAACTGGGACATTTCCGATATGGACGACTACCTGGCGCTCCAGCGCGACTTCAAGGTAGACGGTGGCCTCCGGCCCGTGAAAGAAGAGGACGTCATAGCGGTCCGCAATAAGGCCGCGCGCGCCATGCAGGCCGTGTTCGCGGAACTCGGCTTTCCCCCCATTACTGACGATGAAGTCGAGGCGTGCACCTATGCTTACGGTTCCAATGACATCGGCAATCGCAACATTCCTGAGGACCTCAAAGCGGCGGAACGTCTGATGAGCGACGGCGTTACCGGCGTGGACGTGGCGAAAGCTCTGGCGAAACGCGGTTTCCGCGACGTGGCCGAGTCCATTATCCTCATGATGAGGCAGCGCGTCGCCGGGGATTATCTCCAGACATCCGCGTGGGTCGGGACTGATGGCACGGTCTATAGCGCCGTCAACGATCCGAACACTTACATGGGCCCCGGCACTGGCTACGAAATATCCAGCGAGCGCTGGGAGGAAATCAAGGCTATTCCCTGGGCCATTCGCGCCGAAGACGTATAG
- the pduB gene encoding propanediol utilization microcompartment protein PduB, which produces MEQETVKKVMDEVMKRFAETPAETSKPVVEECRVEPSCVPASCTEFIGTAMGHTIGLVIANVEGRLHELMGIDNKYRSIGIISDRVGAGPQLMACDEAIKATNTEIISAEMCRDTEGGAGHGALIIFGAEDVSDAKRAIEVALKETPKYFGDVWGNEVGYLELQYTARASYCLNKALGAPVGRAFGLILGAPAGIGVVISDTALKAAEVEAFSYCSPQKGTCYTNESFIMVSGDSGAVRQAILTARDVGVKLLHSLGGKPKPSTVPYI; this is translated from the coding sequence ATGGAGCAAGAAACAGTCAAAAAAGTAATGGATGAAGTTATGAAGCGGTTCGCGGAGACTCCCGCCGAGACGAGCAAGCCGGTCGTGGAAGAGTGTCGTGTTGAGCCAAGTTGCGTCCCCGCGAGTTGCACTGAGTTCATCGGGACGGCTATGGGACATACCATCGGACTCGTCATTGCGAATGTCGAAGGGCGTCTGCATGAATTGATGGGCATAGACAATAAATATCGCTCAATAGGGATCATTTCCGACCGCGTCGGCGCTGGCCCCCAGCTCATGGCCTGCGACGAAGCTATCAAAGCGACGAACACCGAGATCATTTCCGCCGAAATGTGCCGCGATACCGAGGGCGGCGCCGGACATGGAGCCCTCATTATCTTCGGCGCGGAGGACGTATCTGACGCTAAACGCGCCATCGAGGTCGCCCTCAAAGAAACCCCGAAGTACTTCGGCGACGTGTGGGGCAACGAAGTTGGGTATCTGGAGCTTCAGTACACGGCCCGCGCGAGCTACTGCCTCAATAAAGCCCTGGGCGCTCCCGTGGGACGCGCGTTTGGGCTCATTCTGGGCGCGCCCGCCGGCATTGGCGTTGTCATCAGCGATACGGCGCTTAAGGCGGCCGAGGTTGAGGCGTTCAGCTACTGCTCGCCGCAGAAAGGCACTTGCTATACCAACGAATCCTTCATCATGGTGAGCGGGGATTCCGGAGCCGTGCGGCAGGCTATTCTTACGGCCCGCGACGTGGGCGTGAAGTTGCTCCACTCCCTGGGTGGCAAGCCGAAGCCCTCTACAGTTCCCTACATTTGA